One window of Mucilaginibacter inviolabilis genomic DNA carries:
- a CDS encoding KUP/HAK/KT family potassium transporter, with protein MNSHVKQLSFAGLIVTLGIIFGDIGTSPLYVFQTLLVEGGKVNMALVLGSISCIFWTLTLQTTFKYIVITLQADNKGEGGIFSLYALVRRYGKWLAIPAIVGAGTLLADGIITPPISVTSAIEGLNLVPAFSSVIVPGNNLILIIVISIIILLFFFQQFGTKVVGSAFGPIMLLWFVMLGVLGTLQVMHHPSIFKALNPYYGARLLMDHPKGFWLLGAVFLCTTGAEALYSDLGHCGRKNIQVSWIFVKTTLVLNYLGQGAWVLAQAPGKDFTGVNPFFEIVPHQFLIPGVALATMATIIASQALISGSFTLISEAVSMNFWPRITIKYPSNIRGQIYIPSINWILCVGCILVSLYFKTSAAMTAAYGFSITIAMLSTTILMYYFMRYVKHWPVWMVTMILCVFLTVEFSFFVANAVKIIHRLFFVGFEIGLIFTMYVWFKARKINNRFLHFIDIKEQLPLLKALSADTTVNKYSTHLIYLTKANNGKQIEEKIIYSIMSRRPKRADTYWFVHIERTDEPYTMEYSVDQIEPGKVIRIEFRLGFRIQPRVNVLFRNVVEDMVQRKEIDITSQYESLNKYKIAADFRFVIMEKFLSYNNLFSTSEGFILNSYFAIKKLAQSEAKAFGLDTSETRIEKIPLVVKPVSNVHLKRVDAVSYSNGALEVN; from the coding sequence ATGAATTCGCACGTTAAGCAACTCTCTTTCGCGGGTCTGATAGTTACCCTTGGTATTATTTTTGGCGATATCGGTACCTCACCCCTGTACGTTTTTCAAACCTTACTGGTAGAGGGTGGCAAGGTGAATATGGCCCTGGTATTAGGTTCTATATCCTGCATCTTCTGGACACTCACCCTGCAAACCACTTTTAAATACATTGTGATTACCCTGCAGGCCGATAATAAAGGCGAGGGCGGTATATTTTCCCTTTATGCCCTGGTAAGGCGCTATGGCAAATGGCTGGCTATCCCCGCCATTGTGGGAGCCGGAACTTTGCTGGCCGATGGTATTATTACCCCGCCGATATCCGTAACATCGGCTATTGAAGGGCTTAACCTGGTGCCTGCCTTTTCAAGCGTTATTGTGCCTGGTAATAATCTCATCCTCATTATCGTGATCAGTATTATCATCCTGCTGTTCTTTTTTCAACAGTTTGGTACCAAGGTGGTGGGGTCGGCATTTGGGCCCATCATGTTATTATGGTTTGTGATGCTGGGCGTGCTGGGTACCCTGCAGGTAATGCATCACCCATCTATATTTAAAGCTTTAAACCCGTATTATGGCGCACGTTTACTGATGGATCACCCCAAAGGTTTCTGGCTGCTGGGCGCGGTATTTTTATGTACCACAGGTGCCGAAGCGCTGTACTCCGATCTGGGCCATTGCGGCCGCAAGAATATACAGGTAAGCTGGATATTTGTAAAAACTACGCTGGTTTTAAACTACCTTGGGCAGGGTGCCTGGGTTTTGGCACAAGCGCCGGGTAAAGATTTTACCGGTGTTAACCCTTTCTTTGAAATTGTACCGCACCAGTTCCTGATCCCGGGCGTAGCATTGGCCACCATGGCTACCATTATTGCCAGCCAGGCTTTGATCAGTGGCTCGTTCACGCTCATCAGCGAAGCGGTGAGTATGAATTTCTGGCCGCGCATCACCATTAAATACCCATCCAACATCCGCGGACAAATCTATATCCCCAGCATCAACTGGATATTGTGCGTAGGTTGTATCCTGGTATCGTTATATTTTAAAACATCTGCCGCCATGACAGCTGCTTATGGTTTCAGTATCACCATAGCCATGCTCAGTACTACCATTTTAATGTATTACTTTATGCGTTATGTAAAGCACTGGCCGGTATGGATGGTTACTATGATCTTGTGCGTGTTTTTAACGGTTGAGTTCTCGTTTTTTGTGGCCAACGCCGTGAAAATTATACACAGGTTGTTCTTTGTAGGCTTTGAAATAGGTTTGATATTTACCATGTACGTTTGGTTTAAGGCGCGCAAGATCAATAACCGCTTTCTGCATTTTATTGATATTAAAGAGCAGTTACCATTGCTGAAAGCACTGAGCGCCGATACTACGGTTAATAAGTATTCTACCCATTTAATTTATCTCACTAAAGCCAACAACGGTAAACAGATAGAAGAAAAGATCATTTACTCTATTATGAGCCGCCGGCCAAAACGTGCCGATACCTACTGGTTTGTGCATATTGAACGTACTGATGAACCCTATACTATGGAGTACAGTGTTGACCAGATAGAGCCCGGCAAGGTGATCCGTATCGAATTCAGATTGGGTTTCCGGATACAGCCGCGGGTAAATGTATTGTTCAGGAATGTGGTAGAAGATATGGTGCAGCGCAAAGAAATTGATATCACCAGTCAGTACGAATCCTTAAACAAATACAAGATAGCCGCCGATTTCAGGTTTGTGATCATGGAGAAATTCCTGTCGTACAATAACCTGTTCAGCACCTCGGAGGGATTTATCCTCAACAGTTATTTCGCCATTAAAAAACTGGCCCAGTCAGAAGCTAAAGCTTTTGGGTTGGATACCAGCGAAACTCGCATAGAAAAAATACCGCTGGTGGTGAAACCTGTAAGCAACGTGCACCTGAAAAGGGTAGATGCTGTTAGCTACAGCAACGGCGCACTGGAAGTGAATTAA
- a CDS encoding TIGR02757 family protein: protein MIENVKAFLDAKVAQYNQPGFIENDPISIPHLFTRKQDIEIMGFWAATLSWGQRVTIIKKCKELITLMDGAPYDFIINHQEPDLKRLLSFKHRTFNDIDTLYFIAFFRYHYEHFESLEDAFLPPNPLKGEQEANQKAPPLGDWGAGLEAFRSYFFSLPDFPHRTKKHVSSPSQKSTCKRLNMFLRWMVRQDNCGVDFGIWNRIKPADLICPLDLHVDRVARKLLLITRKQTDWQTALELTARLREFDPADPVKYDFALFGLGIEERWGVQF, encoded by the coding sequence ATGATCGAAAACGTAAAAGCCTTCCTCGACGCCAAAGTAGCCCAATACAACCAGCCCGGTTTTATTGAGAACGATCCCATATCCATCCCGCATCTATTTACCCGCAAGCAGGATATCGAGATCATGGGCTTTTGGGCCGCTACTTTATCCTGGGGGCAGCGCGTTACCATCATCAAAAAATGTAAGGAGCTCATCACCCTGATGGATGGCGCCCCTTATGATTTTATCATCAACCACCAGGAACCCGATCTTAAACGGTTGCTCAGCTTTAAGCACCGCACTTTTAACGATATCGATACCCTGTACTTCATCGCTTTTTTCAGGTATCATTACGAACACTTTGAATCATTGGAGGACGCGTTTTTGCCCCCTAACCCCCTGAAGGGGGAACAAGAGGCCAATCAAAAAGCTCCCCCTTTAGGGGACTGGGGGGCTGGACTTGAGGCTTTCCGCTCTTATTTCTTTTCCCTGCCCGATTTTCCGCACCGTACCAAAAAGCATGTGTCGTCGCCCTCACAAAAATCCACCTGCAAGCGGTTGAATATGTTTTTACGCTGGATGGTGCGCCAGGACAATTGCGGTGTTGATTTCGGGATCTGGAACCGTATCAAACCCGCCGATCTGATCTGTCCGCTTGATCTGCATGTAGACAGGGTGGCACGTAAACTACTCCTCATCACCCGCAAACAAACCGATTGGCAAACCGCTCTCGAACTTACCGCCCGTCTGCGTGAATTTGATCCCGCCGATCCCGTGAAATACGATTTTGCCCTCTTCGGATTGGGGATCGAAGAACGCTGGGGTGTGCAGTTTTAA
- a CDS encoding cystathionine gamma-synthase codes for MKFATKAIHAGQEPDPTTGAIMTPIYQTSTYWQKSPGDNKGYEYSRGTNPTRKALEDCLAALENAKFGLAFSSGMGATDAVMKLLAPGDEVITGNDLYGGSYRIFTKIYANYGIKFHFLDLSNPEIIREYTNDKTKLIWIETPTNPTMQIVDIEAIGKISKEKNLLFVVDNTFASPYLQNPIDLGADVVMHSVTKYIGGHSDVVMGALMLNNEELYKKLWFIYNACGATPGPMDSFLVLRGIKTLHLRMKAHCENGRQIAEFLKTHPKVEKIYWPGFTDHPNHNIAKKQMKDFGGMISIVLKGADLQETFRIASSFKIFSLAESLGGVESLINHPVSMTHGSIPKAEREKAGVVDNLLRLSVGVEDIEDLLEDLKQALS; via the coding sequence ATGAAATTCGCAACAAAAGCTATACACGCGGGGCAGGAGCCCGATCCAACAACGGGCGCTATCATGACGCCGATATATCAGACATCAACCTACTGGCAAAAATCGCCGGGTGATAATAAGGGTTATGAATACTCACGCGGTACCAATCCAACCCGTAAGGCACTGGAAGATTGTCTGGCTGCACTGGAGAACGCCAAATTCGGACTGGCATTTTCAAGCGGAATGGGTGCTACCGATGCGGTGATGAAACTGCTTGCCCCGGGCGATGAAGTGATTACCGGGAATGACCTGTATGGTGGCTCGTACCGTATCTTTACCAAGATATACGCCAACTATGGCATCAAGTTCCATTTCCTGGATCTGTCGAACCCCGAGATCATCCGCGAGTATACCAACGATAAAACCAAACTCATCTGGATAGAAACGCCGACCAATCCAACCATGCAAATTGTGGATATTGAGGCGATTGGTAAAATATCGAAGGAAAAGAACCTGCTTTTTGTAGTGGATAATACCTTTGCTTCGCCATACCTGCAAAACCCTATCGATCTGGGTGCCGACGTAGTGATGCATTCCGTAACCAAATACATCGGGGGGCACTCCGATGTGGTGATGGGCGCCCTGATGCTGAATAATGAGGAATTGTACAAAAAGCTGTGGTTCATCTATAACGCCTGCGGTGCTACCCCGGGCCCAATGGATAGCTTCCTGGTGCTGCGTGGCATTAAAACCCTGCACCTGCGTATGAAAGCGCATTGCGAAAACGGTCGCCAGATAGCCGAGTTCCTGAAAACGCATCCTAAAGTCGAAAAAATTTACTGGCCGGGCTTTACCGATCATCCAAATCACAACATCGCCAAAAAACAGATGAAGGATTTTGGTGGTATGATATCTATCGTGCTGAAAGGCGCCGATCTGCAGGAAACCTTCCGCATCGCGTCGTCATTTAAAATATTTTCACTGGCGGAGTCTTTAGGCGGCGTGGAATCACTGATTAATCACCCCGTAAGTATGACCCACGGCTCTATCCCCAAAGCCGAGCGCGAAAAAGCCGGTGTAGTGGATAACCTGTTACGCCTGAGCGTAGGGGTGGAGGATATAGAGGATTTGCTGGAAGATTTGAAACAAGCATTATCTTAG